ACCGCCAGCACGCCCAGTCCGTAGCCCATGGCTGCGCCCAGCACCATCTGTTGAAGAAACAGGGGAATCACGGCTGTCCAGGACATCTCGGGGTGGGCGATCAGCGAGCTCAATCCGATCACCAGGAAGATCGCCATCGGATCGTTCACGCCGGACTCGAATTCCAGCAGCGGCTTGATCTGTCCCTTCAGGCCCAGCCCCCGTTCCTTGAGCACCGAGAACACGGCGCTGGCGTCGGTGCTCGACACCACCGCGCCCAGCAGCAGGCTGGTCAGCCACGGCAGCCCCAGCAGCAGGTGCGCCACGCCGGCCACCAGCACGGTCGTGAGCAGCACCCCCAGGGTCGCCAGCACCAGCCCCCGGCGCAGGGTGGGGCGGGTGTGGGCCCAGCTGGTCTCCAGGCCCCCGGAATACAGGATGAAGGCCAGCGTGATGATCCCGATCGCCTGGGTCAGGCCGTAGTTCTCGAAGGCGATGCCGCCCGGGCCCTCGCTGCCGGCCAGCATGCCGATCCCGAGGAACAGCACGAGGCCGGGCACGCCCAGCCGCCCGCCGACCTTGCTCGCCAGCAGCCCGACCAGCAGCAGTCCTGACACGATCAGGATCGGCAGGTCGATGGGATTGACGTGGGTCATGGCCTGACCCTAGCGCAGCGTCGTGTCCGGCGGAGCGCGGGCCGGCGCGGTGCCAGCGCTCCGCGTGGCGGTGCCCGGGCCCGGTCGCCACCCGACCCCCCGATCCGCCATCGATCAAAAACGATCATCAAACAGGTTGCAATTGATTGATTGGGTTGCTATGGTGATCGCATCGATCAAGTCATGCCGGCCCGGACGGGTGCGGCCCATCGTCACCGTGTTCCAGCCGTTCCCGGCGGAGGTCGTCCGTGCAGTCAGACCGCATCAGCAAGATTCAGCACCACCTCTACAGCAACGGCTTCGCCAACGTGCAGGAGCTGGCCGAGGCGACCGGCGCGTCGATCGTGACCATCCGGCGCGACCTCCAGCGGCTGGAGGAGGGCGGCATCGTGACCCGCACCCACGGCGGCGCGCGGCTGGCCGAGGCCGCCGGCCCGGAACTCGCCTTCCAGGCACGGGTGCAGGAGCAGGTCGAGGCCAAGCGGGCCATCGCGGACGCGGCCCTGGCGCTGCTCCAGCCGCACAGCACGGTCTTTCTGGATGCCGGCACGACGGTGCTGCAACTCGCCCGTCGGCTGCGGGTCGAGCCCATGCCCCTGACGGTGTTCACCAACGGGCTGGCCGTCGCGCAGGAACTCGTGAACGTGGACGGCGTGACCGTGCACCTGCTGGGCGGCCAGCTGCGCAACGAGAACCTCTCGGTGGTCGGCCCCACCGCCGAGCGGCAGCTGGGCGACCTGTGGTTCGACCAGCTGTACCTGGGCACCAGCGCCGTTCACGACGACGTCCGCATGTACACCCTGCACCCGGCCGAGGCCAGCCTGAACCAGGTCATGCTCCGCCGTACGTCACAGGCGGTCGTGCTGGCCGATTCGAGCAAGTTCGGGGGCCGCGCTCCCTACGCCGTGGCCCCGGTGACCGACGCCCACACCCTGATCACGGACGCCCGGCTGGACACCGGCTGGACGGACCGGCTCGCCGAACTGGAGGTGGCCGCGACCCTCGTGCCCCTCGGGAGGACTCCATGAACCGAGCATTCCTGCTGACCGCCCTGCTCGCCGCCACGACCGCCGGGGCGCAGACCGCCCCCGCCGCCGGCGCGGTGCCGCCCTCCAGCGTCGCCCAGGCGGTGAAGAAGACCATTGCCATCGGCGGCGACCTGACGCAGTGGGACGGCCTGACCCGCTATCCGGTGATCCAGAGCAACGGCGTGCCCAGCGTGCCGGTCAAGAACGCCGGGTACTACAGCGTGGCGTGGGACGACCAGAACCTGTACGTGCTGGGCGTGTTCGATCAGCCGGGGGACACCGTGGTCGCCAAACTGGCCACCGACGCTCCCGAGTGGTGGAACGACGACGTGATGGAGCTGTTTATCCGCACGCAGCCCTACGCCAAGGCCCCGGCCGACCTGCACTTCGCCATCAACCCGGCCGGCACGCGCTTCAAGGCGTATACGGCCACCACCGACTACAAGAGCGCCGGGCGCATCGAGGCTGGGCGCTGGGTGCTGGAACTGGCCCTGCCGCTGAACACCGCGACCTTCCCGGCCGCCAAGGCGGGCGACGTGTGGGCCCTGAAGGTCGGCCGCGAGCACCAGAAGGCCGCCGAGTTCCCCCTGTGGCCCATCGGCGGCGACTTCAACTCGCCCAACAACTACGGCTACCTGGCCTTCACCGACCAGACCGCCGATGCGGCCGCACTGGCGCAGAGCATCTCCACGGCGCTGGGGCAGTCCCCCGCCGGCGCACCGATCGCCAGCCGCCTGTCGGACATCGGCTCGTACTCGGTGTACTACGGCAAGACGCCGGCGGACGTCGCGAAGCTCACGAACTACGACCTGGCCATCGTGCAGCCCAGCACCGTCACGGCCGCGCAACTCAAGACCCTGCACGACACCGGCACCCGCGTGATCGCCTACGTGACCGTGGGCGAGCTGGAGAAGAACAGCCCGTATGCCAGCCGCATCCAGCCCGCGTGGGTGCTGGGCGAGAACAAGAACTGGGGCTCGAAGTACATCGACGCCTCGCAGCCCGGCTGGCAGGCCATCGTGAAGGAGCAGACCGACGCCCTGCTGGCGCGCGGCTTCGACGGCTTCTTCCTGGACACCCTGGACACCGCCGACCTGTACCCGCAGGCGGGCCCCGGCCTGGTAAAGATCGTCGAGACCCTGCGGGCCGACCACCCGAATGCCGTGATCGTCCAGAACCGGGGGTTTGCCCTGCTGAACGCGACCGCCCCCAGCATCGACGCCGTGATGTACGAGAACTTCTCGAGCATGTACGACTTCGGCAAGAAGACGTACGGCCCGGTCAGCGGTGATCCCAGCTTCGTGCAGGCGCTGAACAAGCGTGGCCTGGTCGTGCTGACCATGGACTACGCCACGGCCACCCAGACCGACGTCATCACCCGCGACTACGAGCGGGCGCGGTCGCTGGGCTTTATCCCCTTCGTCTCGACCATCAACCTCGACGAGCTGCTGGAGATCAATCCGTGAGCCCGGCCGTCGGCACCCCCTGAGTTTACAGGAGACCCGTATGCAGAAGGCCGCCCCCGTCATCTCCATCCGGACACGCCGCGCGTCGCCCATGCGGCGGCAGGAAGCGTGGCTCGCTGCGGCGCTGATCCTGCCCAGCACGCTGGGGATCGTGATCTTCGCCGTGCTGCCCATCGCGGCGTCGCTGGGCATCTCGCTGACCGACTGGGGCGGCCTGAGCCGGCCGAACGTCGTCGGGTTCCAGAACTACGCGGCGGCCCTGCAGGACACCCGCGCCACCAGCGCCATGTCCCACACCCTGCTGTATGTGCTGCTGGCCGTGCCGACCGGCGTCCTGATCTCGCTGACGCTGGCGGTGTGGATCACCAACCTGAAAGCCGGGTGGCTGCGCACCGTGTTCCGCACCGTGTACTACCTGCCGATGGTCACCATCGGAGTCGCCGTGGCGCTGCTGTGGCAGGTGCTGCTGGCCCCCCAGGGCTTGGTCAACCTGATCCTGGGCTGGCTGGGCGTGCAGGGGCCGAACTGGCTGGGCTCACCGTCGTGGGTGCTGCCGGCCGTGGCGGTCTTCAGCGTGTGGCAGGGTTCCGGTCAGGGCATCATCCTGTTCCTGGCCAGCCTCGCCTCGGTGCCCAAGGATCTGTACGAGGCCGCGCAGCTCGACGGCGCACGGCCGTGGGAGGCCTTCCGCTACATCACCCTGCCGATGGTCAGCCCCACCGTGTTCCTGGTGCTGGTGCTCAGCGTGATCGGGGCCCTGCAGGTCTTCGAGGCCGTGCTCGTGCTGTCGAACGGCGGCCCCGGCGACTCCAGTACCACGGTTGCCCTGTACATCTACAAGACGGCCTTCACCTTCTTCAAGATGGGCTACGCGTCGGCGCTGGCGTGGCTGCTGGCGGTCATCCTGATCGCGCTGATGGTCGTGCAGTGGCGCACGCAGAACCGGTGGGTGAACTATGACCAGGTCTGAACCGCTGCCCAGCGCCGCCGGGAGTGAGCGCACCCGTGACGCCTCCATCCGGGCCCGCACCCAGAGCGCCCAGATCGGCCTGATCGCGCTGCTGACCCTGGGGGCCGTGGCGATCCTGCTGCCGTTCGCGTGGATGATCCTGACCGCGTTCAAGACCCCGGCCGAGGCGTACACGTGGCCGCCGGTGTGGCTGCCGTCGAAGTGGAGCGTGGCGAACTTCGAGCAGCTGTTCAACACCATCCCCTTTGCCCGGATGTTCGCCAACTCGGTGTGGACGAGCGTGGTGATCGCGTCGCTGAACATCCTGACCGCCGCGCCCGCCGCCTACGCCTTCGCCCGGCTGCGCTTTCCGGGGCAGGGGCTGTGGTTCGGCTCGCACCTGCTGTCGCTGATGATCCCGTGGCAGGTCACGATCATCCCCGTCTTCCTGCTGATCCGGGCACTCGGGTGGTACGACTCGTACACCGCGCTGATCATCCCCAGCATCGCCAGCGGCTTCACCGTCTTTTTGCTGTTCCAGTTCTTCCGCTCGCTGCCGCGCAGCCTGGAGGAGAGCGTGCTGATCGACGGCGGCTCGTGGTTCACGGCCCTGCGGCACGTGGCGCTGCCGGCCGCGAGCGGGGCCATCGCCGCCGCGTGGCTGTTCTCCTTCCTGGGCAACTGGCAGTCCTTCATCTGGCCGCTGATCGTGCTCCAGAGCAGCGAGAAGATGCTGCTGCCGGTCGGGCTGCTCAGCCTCCAGAACCAGTACTCCGTGAACATTCCCGTGCTGATGGCCGGCGCGACGCTGTCGACCCTGCCCACCGTCATCGCGTACCTCTTCGTCCAGCGCTACCTCACCGACGCCGCCATCACCAGCGGCCTCAAGGGGTAGGTCGTGACCCTTCACCTTCTCTCCCGCCCCCGGAGGCATCCCATGAAGAACACCCTGCTGCTCCTCGCCGCCCTGTCCCTGACGTCCGCCAGCGCCGTGACCACCATCGACTACGCCACGTGGGACGGCACCCGCCAGCCCGCCGACGAGGCCCTCATCGCCGCGTACAACAAGTCGCAGTCCGATGTCGTGGTCAAGTACAACCTCGTGCCGTGGGGCGTGTACTGGCAGAAGGCCGCCGCCATGGTCGCGGGGGGCTCCACCTACGACGTGATGTGGATGAACCTCGACAACTTCCCCTTCTACCAGTCGCAGGGGGCTCTCGCGCCGATCACGCTGGACGCCAAGACGAGTGCGGCGCTGCCCGCCACGCGCACGTCGCCGTACCGGGTGGGGGGCCAGCTGTACGGCGTGCCGCTGGGGCCGCAGCCGGTGACGGTGTACATCAACCGCGCCCTGTTCAAGGAACGCGGCGTGCCGATCCCCACGGCGAACTGGACGTATGACCAGATGCTCGCCGCCGCCAAGAAGCTGACCTTCATGAAAGACGGCAAGCAGATCTACGGCATCAACGGGGCCGACCTCCAGGCCGATCTGGAATACGGCATGAGCTTCTACTTCGGCGCGGGCGGCCAGGGCCTGATCAAGAAGACGGGCACGACCTACGCGGCCAGCCTCGATCCGGTGTTCCAGAAGACCGCGCAACAGCTCCTTGACCTGATCTACGTGCACAAGGTCTCCCCTGGCCCGCAGGCTGCCACCCAGCAGGGCTACCAGATGTTCCTGGCAGGCCAGATGGGCATCCTGGTGCAGGGCTCGTGGATGGTCTCGACGTGGAGCCAGAACAAGGATCTGGACTGGGCCTTCGCGCCCTTCCCCAGCGAGAACGGCCTGAAGCCGCGCCCGGTGGTCAGCGCCCACGCGCTGGTGGTGCCGCAGGGCAGCAAGAACAAGGAAGCCGCCGCGAAGTTCATCACGTGGATGAACACCTCGACCCAGGCGCAGCGACTGCTGGCCCAGCGGGGCCTGCTGCCGACCCTGGCCGAGTCGTACAAGAGCCAGTACCTCCAGGCGCTGCCCGGTCGCAACGCCCAGACCGTGTTCACGCAGTTGCCGAACTCGGTGGTCATCAACTCCAGCCTGCGCAGCCTCAAGGGCCTGCCCGAAGTGCTGACCGTGCTGAGCCAGAAGATGAACCTGGCGTGGACGGGCAACGCCAAGCTGCCGGACGCCATCTCGCAGGCTCAGACCGAGATGACGAACCTCCTCAGACAGAGCAAGTAATGACCGGACGCTGGGTGCTGGGGCTGGACGGCGGCGGCAGCAAGACCGCGCTGGCGTACCTGTCGCAGGGCGGTGCGCTGGTCGGGCCGTTCTCCGCCCCCGGCATCAACCCCTTCGACCGGCCCGGCTGGGAGGGCACGCTGCGCGCCTTCCTGGCGGCCCACCCCGCCCCCGGCCCACTGGAACACGCCACCCTGGGCCTGCCCGGCTACGGCGAGTCGCCGGATCTGACCGCCCGGCAGGACGAGGTCTGCCGCTCGCTCCTCGCTGCCTCGCAGACCCGCATGAACGACGTACAGGCAGCGTTCCTCGGCGCGTTTCCGGGCGGCGTCGGGGCGCTGCTGCTGGCCGGCACCGGCTCGATGGCGTGGGCGAGCGACGGCGAGCGCCACGTGCGGGCCGGCGGCTGGGGCGAGGGGTTTGGCGACGAGGGCAGCGCGTACTGGATCGGCCGCGCCGCGCTGGGGCGGGCGAGCCAGGCGATGGACGGCCGGCACCCGGACACTGACTTTCCCGCGCTGCTGCTCTCGGAGCTGCTGGGCGGCGAGGTCACCCAGGCCCGCCTGCTCGACTGGCACCACGCCCAGACGCACCTGCGCTCGGCGGTGGCGGCGCTGGCCCGCACGGTGGACGCGCTGGCCGAGGCCGGACAGCCGACCGCGCTGACGCTGCTGGACGGGGCCGCGAGCGAACTTGCCCGGCACGTCCACGCCGTCCGGGCGCAGCTGCATCTGCCGGCGCTGCCGTGGAGCCACGCCGGCAGTGTCCTGACCAGCCGCCACCTTCAGGCCGCCCTCCGCCGGGATCTGGGCGAGCCTGAGCCTCCCGCCCTCCCACCCCTGGGCGGCGCACTGCACCACGCCGCGCAGCACGCGGGCTGGGCCACGTCACTGGAACGCCTGAACGCCGCGCTCTCCTCTCCGGCCCACGCGTCCCTCCCCTTCCCTGCCCCACGGCCCCAGGAGTCCGTATGAATCCCACCCACCGCAGCATCACCGAGCAGTTTCCGTACTGGCAGCGGGCCGCCGTGCCCGCGCCGATCCACAGTGCCCAGGCCCACATCCTGCTGGGCTGCGGCACGTCGTATTACCTCGCGCAGAGCGTGGCCGCCGCGCTGAACGTGGCGGGGGTGCCCGCGCTGGCCGTGCCCGGCGGCGAGTGGCTGGCCCGGCCGGGGGCGTACCTGCCCGCCGGCACGCCCGCCCACATCCTGGCCTTCTCGCGCAGCGGCGAGTCCACCGAGACGGTGCAGGCCGCCCACCGCAGCCGCGCCGATGGGCACCACGTCACCGCCGTGACCTGCGAGGCGGGCAGCTCGCTGGCCCAGGCCGCCGACGAGGTGCTGTACGCCGAGACCCACCCCGAGGAGGGCATCGTCATGACGTCCTCGGCCAGCCTGATGCTGCTCACGGGGCTGCGGCTGGCCGGGCTGGCGTTCCACGAGGAGGACGTGCTGGCGTCGCAGGCGCTGATGACGCAGGCGCAGCGCGCCTACCCGGCGCTGATCGAGGGACGCACGCACGTCGTGTTCCTGGGCGCGGGCGAGCTGTACGGCGTGGCGCAGGAGGGCGCACTGAAGCTCCAGGAGATGAGCCTGACCTACACCCAGGCGTACCACCCGCTGGAGTACCGGCACGGCCCGATCAGTCTGGTGGACGACCGCACGGTGGTGGTGCTGCTGTCGCATCCGGACACCGCCGCCGACGAGGCGCGGCTGGTGCCCGAGCTGCGCTCCAAGGGCGCGCGGGTGCTGGGCTTCGGCGCGCCGGGCGACGTGAGCGTCGAGCTGCCCGGCGACGCCCGCCGCCGCGCCGTGATGGTGCTCCCGGCCCTCCAGATGCTGGGCGAGTGCGTGGCGCAGGCCCGGGGGCTGGACACCACGGCCCCGCGCTGGCTGACCAAGGTGGTGACGCTCGCGTGACACCGACTCTGCTCTCTTCCGCCACACCCGGGACGGCGCCGGTTGCGGCTCCACGCCGCAGAGCCGGTGTCCTGTTCCTTCGCCCTCTGGGCGGAGGTCATCGGTTCGCGGAACCGATGACCTCGGAATCCGTATGAGCGCCGCCCAGGTGCCGCCTGCCGTGCGGAGCGGCCTCGACCACCTGCGGGCAGCGCGGCAGGGGGGCTACGCCATCGCGGCCTTCAACGCCGTGAACCTGGAGACGGCGCAGGCCATCGTGGCGGCGGCCGAGGCGACGCGCTCCCCGGTGATCCTCCAGATCTCGCACAACGCGGCGCGGCACGGCGGGCTGGGCGCCCTGGCCGCGCTGGGCCTGAGCCTCAAGCGCGCCGCGACGGTGCCCGTGCTCCTGCACCTCGACCACGCCGAGACCCCGGAGGTCGCCCTCGAAGCCCTGCACCTGGGCTTCGAGGGCGTGATGCTGGAGGGCGACGACCCCGCCACGCTGCGGCCGCTGTCGGCAGCGGCCCACGCCCAGGGCGGGTATCTGGAGGCGGAGTACGAGATCGTGGTCAAGGGCGAGCGCCGGGGTGAACGCCACGACGATCCGGCGGCTCTGGCCGGCTTCGCCCGGGACAGCCACTGCGACCTGCTGGCCGTCGACCTGGGCAGCGCCCACAAGCAGGAGGACAAGACCGCCCGCCTGGACTTCGCCCGGCTGCAGGCCCTGGCGGCGGCCACGGCCCTGCCGCTGGTGCTCCACGGCGCGAGCAGCGTGCCCGAGGACGAGCTGGCGCACGCCGCCGCGCTGGGGGTGGCGAAGGTCAACCTGGCGACGGACCTCACGCTGGCGTTCACCGGGGCCGTGCGGGACTCGCTGTCGGGAGGCGCGAAAGACCCGCGTACGTATCTGGCCGCCGGACGCAGTGCCATGCAGGCCCGCGCCGAGCACTACCTGCGCGTGCTGGGGAGCGCCGGACGCGCATGATCGTCGCGCTGACCCCCAACCTGAGCCTCGACCGGACGCTGCGGCTCGACCGCGCGCTGGTGCCCGGCCAGCTCCACCGCGTGCCGGAGGTGAGCGTGGCGGCCGGCGGCAAGGGGCCGAACCTGGCGCGGATCGTGCGGGCCTTCGGCGGCGAGACGTGCGTGGCGGGCGTCGTGGCCGGTCATAACGGGGCACACTTCCGCGCCCTGCTGGCCGCCGAGGGCCTGTCCGGCGTGCTGGAGGACACCGCCGGCGAGACCCGCGAGTGCCACATCCTGATGGACGGGGCCAGCGCCCACCCGACCGAGATCAACGAGGCCGGCCCCGCCTACGACGCGGACGCGGTGGCGCGGCTGCTCGCCCGGCTGCCGGCCGGTCGGGTCGCGGTGTGCGGCAGCCTCGCGCCGGGGACGGCCCCGGACGCCTTCGCGGCCATGCTCCGGGCCCTGGGATCGCCCGTGGTGGACTCCAGCGGCGCGGGCCTCCAGGCCGCCATCGAGAGTGGCGCGGGCCTGATCAAGCCCAACGAGCACGAGCTGGAGGCGCTCACCGGGCAGGGCACCGTGGCGTCGGCCCGTGACCTGTACCGCCGCAGCGGCGTGCCGGTGCTGCTGACCCGTGGAGCGCACGGGGCGGCCTACATCGGGGCGGAGGTGCTGGAGGTGCAGGCCCCGATGGTCGAGGTCAGGAACCCGGTGGGCTCCGGCGACTCGCTGCTGGGGGCCTTCCTGTACGCCCGGCAGCGCGGCGAGCCGCTGGAGGCCGCCCTGCGCCTCGCGGTGGCGGCCGGGAGTGCCAACGCCCTGCTGGGAGGCCCGCTGCGCTTCGATCCGGCCGTCGCCCGTGACCTGGTGCCCCGCACGGCCGTGTCGATCCCGGCCTGAACCCGCCCGGTACCGCTCCCGTTCCGCCGCCCCGTGTGCCGCCCCCACCGCACCTGCCCGCCCGGCGCGGGCCGAAAGGAGAGACCATGCTGACCCGCTCCCTGACCATCACGGCCCTGCTGCTCGGTGCCGCCGCGCTGCCGGGTTCCGGTGCGCTGGCCGCCACGACCATCACGTATGGCACCTGGGACGAGACCCGGCAGGCGACCGACAGGCAGCTGATCGCCGCGTTCCAGAAGGCCTACCCGGACATCACGGTGAAGTACACCCTGGTGCCGTGGGACGTGTACTGGCAGAAACTGGCGGCCATGACGGCGGGCGGGCGCACCTTCGACGCGCTGTGGATGAATCTCGACAACTTCCCGTTCTACCAGTCGCAGGGGGCACTGTCGCCGCTGAACATGGGCGAGGGCGCGGCCCGCATGCCGGCCAAACTGGCCGCGCCCTACCGCGTCGGCGGGCAGCTGTACGGCGCCCCGCTGGGGCCGCAGGCCGTGACCTTCTATGTCAACCGCGCCCTGTTCCGCGAGCGCGGCGTGCCCATCCCGACCAGCGCATGGAGCTGGAACGACGTGGCCGCCGCCGCCCGCAAGCTGACCTTCACGAAGAACGGGCGGCCGGTCTACGGCATCAACGCGGGCGACCTCCAGACGGATCTGGAATACGGCATGAGCCTGTACTACAGCCAGGGCGGCACCGGGATCATCAAGGGGGCCGGGGGCCGCTTCACGCCCAACCTGGACGCCCCCTTCACGAAGACGGCGGCCCAGACCCTGGCCCTGATCTACAAGGAGAAGGTCGCCCCGCCGCCCACCGTGACCGGCCGCCAGGGCTACCAGCTGTTCCTGGCCGGGCAGATGGGCATCTATGTCGAGGGCAGCTGGTCTGTCGGCACGTGGAAACAGGAGCCGGCGCTGGACTGGGCCTTCGCGCCCTTCCCGTCGATGAACGGCACGCCGCCGCGGCCGGTGTACTCGGCGCACGCGCTGGTCATCCCCACCGCCAGCACGCAGAAACAGAGCGCCCAGACCTTCGTGACGTGGATGACGACCAGTCCGCAGGCCCAGGGCATCGTCGCCGCCGCCGGACTGCTGCCCCCCCAGGCCGAGGTCTACCGCGCCGCGTACCTGGGAGCGCTGAAGAACCGCAACGCCCAGACCGTGCTGGCCCAGCTGCCGCGCTCCGTGATCATCAACGACGACGTCCGCCACATCAACAACCTGCCGGAGGTGCTGAACGTCCTGAACCAGCAGCTCAACCTGGCGTGGACGAACAACACCACGCTGGAGCAGGCCGTCGCCGCCGCCGAGAAGAGCATGGCGGGGCTGCTGCGCCAGAGCCGGGTCATCGGGCGCTGACGCCGCAGCCCGGTTCCTCCCCCACCCAAGGAGTTCCATGAGCAAGGTCACCATCATCGGCGCGGGCAGCGCCGTGTTCGCCCAGCAGATGATCACCGACGTGCTGGCCATTCCCGGTCTGGAGCGCGGCGAGTTCGCCCTGATCGACACCGACGCGGCGCGCCTGGAGGCCGCCCACGACCTGGCCGAGCTGACCGTGGCCCGCTCCGGCAAGGCCTTCACGGTGTCGGCGTCCACGGATCGCCGCGCCGTGCTGCCCGGCACCGACTTCGTGATCAACACCATCGAGGTCTCGGGCCTGCGCAACGTCCAGCACGACTACGACATCCCGCTGCGCTACGGCGTCGACCAGTGCATCGGGGACACCACCGGCCCCGGCGGCGTGATGAAGTTCCTGCGCACCGCCCCCGCGTGGCTGGCGATCCTGCGCGACCTGCACGAGCTGGCGCCCGCCGCCACCGTCCTGAACTACACCAACCCCATGAGCGCCCTGGTGCTGCTGTCGGCCCGCGCCACGCCGGTGAAGGTCTATGGGCTGTGCCACTCGGTGCAGAACACCCTGGCGGAACTCGCCGGGTATCTGGAGCTGCCGGTGGCCGAGCTGACATACCGCTGCGCCGGGGTCAACCACCTGTCGTGGTTCACGGAGCTGCGCTGGCGCGGCGAGGACGTGCTGCCCCGGCTGCGGGCGGCCATGCAGCGCCCCGAGATCTACGAGCAGGACATCGTCCGCTTCGAGATGCTGCGGCACTTCGGGGCCTTCCCCACCGAGTCCAGCGGGCATTTCTCGGAATACGTGCCGTACTTCCGGTCGCGGCCCGATCTCGTGTCGCGCTACACCCGCGCCGCGTACAAGGGCGAGAGCGGGTACTACGCCCACCACTGGCCGCACTGGCGCGAGGAACACGCCGCGCAGGTGGCTGACCTGGTGGCCCGCGAACGCGCCGGCGAGGCCGCGATCGACCTGACCCGCAGCCCCGAATTCGCGTCGAACATCATCGAGGGCATGACCCTGAACCGCCCGCAGACGATCACCTGCAACCTGCCGAACGCGGCTCCAGGGGGCCTGCTGATCGACAACCTGCTGGCCGACGGCGTGGTCGAGGTGGGCTGCACGGTCGATGGTGCCGGTGTCCACCCGCAGCCGTACGGACGCCTCCCCGAGGCGCTGGCGGCCATCGACCGCTCGCACCAGGCGGTTCACAGCCTGCTGGCCGACGCCGTGCTGCACGGCGACCCCGAGCGGGCGGTGCAGGCGCTGATGCTCGATCCGCTGACCGCGTCGGTGTGCTCACTGGCCGAGATCCGGTCGATGTTCGGCGAGCTGGTCGCCGCCGAGCGGACCGACCTGCCCGCCTTCCTGAGCGGCGAGCCGCAGGGCGTGACGGCGTGAGCGCAGCGTCCCGCCCGGTCGAGCTGCTGATCCTGGGCGCCGGCAGCCGGGGCGGCACCTATGCCGACTACGCCCGTCGCCATCCCGACGAGTGTGTGGTGGTGGGCGTGGCCGAGCCGGACGCCGGCCGCCGCGAGGCGATGGCCCGGATCTTCGGATTGCCCCCGGAGCGCGTCTTTTCCACGTGGCAGGACGCGCTGGCCCAGCCCCGGCTGGCCGACGTGGCGGTGATCGCCACCCAGGACCGTGACCACGTGGCCCCGGTCGAGGCCGCCGCCGCCCTGGGGTACCACCTGCTGCTGGAAAAACCGATGGCCCCGGACGAGGCCGGCTGCCGGCGCATCGTGGACGCCGCCGAACGCCACGGCGTGATGCTGGGGGTGTGCCACGTCCTCCGGTACACTCCCTACACACAGGCCCTGAAGGCCGTGCTGGACGCCGGCACCATCGGCGAGATCGTGTCGGTCGAGCATCTGGAGCCGGTCGGGTATTGGCACCAGGCGCACTCCTTCGTGCGCGGCCACTGGCGCAACGAGACCCAGAGCAGCCCCATGCTGCTCGCCAAGTCCTGCCACGACCTCGACTGGCTGCGGTACGTGGTGGGGCGGCCGTGCGAGCGCGTGTCG
The Deinococcus sp. AB2017081 genome window above contains:
- a CDS encoding SIS domain-containing protein — protein: MNPTHRSITEQFPYWQRAAVPAPIHSAQAHILLGCGTSYYLAQSVAAALNVAGVPALAVPGGEWLARPGAYLPAGTPAHILAFSRSGESTETVQAAHRSRADGHHVTAVTCEAGSSLAQAADEVLYAETHPEEGIVMTSSASLMLLTGLRLAGLAFHEEDVLASQALMTQAQRAYPALIEGRTHVVFLGAGELYGVAQEGALKLQEMSLTYTQAYHPLEYRHGPISLVDDRTVVVLLSHPDTAADEARLVPELRSKGARVLGFGAPGDVSVELPGDARRRAVMVLPALQMLGECVAQARGLDTTAPRWLTKVVTLA
- a CDS encoding hypothetical protein (catalyses the hydrolysis of terminal non-reducing alpha-D-galactose residues in alpha-D-galactosides) — encoded protein: MSKVTIIGAGSAVFAQQMITDVLAIPGLERGEFALIDTDAARLEAAHDLAELTVARSGKAFTVSASTDRRAVLPGTDFVINTIEVSGLRNVQHDYDIPLRYGVDQCIGDTTGPGGVMKFLRTAPAWLAILRDLHELAPAATVLNYTNPMSALVLLSARATPVKVYGLCHSVQNTLAELAGYLELPVAELTYRCAGVNHLSWFTELRWRGEDVLPRLRAAMQRPEIYEQDIVRFEMLRHFGAFPTESSGHFSEYVPYFRSRPDLVSRYTRAAYKGESGYYAHHWPHWREEHAAQVADLVARERAGEAAIDLTRSPEFASNIIEGMTLNRPQTITCNLPNAAPGGLLIDNLLADGVVEVGCTVDGAGVHPQPYGRLPEALAAIDRSHQAVHSLLADAVLHGDPERAVQALMLDPLTASVCSLAEIRSMFGELVAAERTDLPAFLSGEPQGVTA
- a CDS encoding class II fructose-bisphosphate aldolase encodes the protein MSAAQVPPAVRSGLDHLRAARQGGYAIAAFNAVNLETAQAIVAAAEATRSPVILQISHNAARHGGLGALAALGLSLKRAATVPVLLHLDHAETPEVALEALHLGFEGVMLEGDDPATLRPLSAAAHAQGGYLEAEYEIVVKGERRGERHDDPAALAGFARDSHCDLLAVDLGSAHKQEDKTARLDFARLQALAAATALPLVLHGASSVPEDELAHAAALGVAKVNLATDLTLAFTGAVRDSLSGGAKDPRTYLAAGRSAMQARAEHYLRVLGSAGRA
- a CDS encoding 1-phosphofructokinase family hexose kinase; the encoded protein is MIVALTPNLSLDRTLRLDRALVPGQLHRVPEVSVAAGGKGPNLARIVRAFGGETCVAGVVAGHNGAHFRALLAAEGLSGVLEDTAGETRECHILMDGASAHPTEINEAGPAYDADAVARLLARLPAGRVAVCGSLAPGTAPDAFAAMLRALGSPVVDSSGAGLQAAIESGAGLIKPNEHELEALTGQGTVASARDLYRRSGVPVLLTRGAHGAAYIGAEVLEVQAPMVEVRNPVGSGDSLLGAFLYARQRGEPLEAALRLAVAAGSANALLGGPLRFDPAVARDLVPRTAVSIPA
- a CDS encoding ABC transporter substrate-binding protein produces the protein MLTRSLTITALLLGAAALPGSGALAATTITYGTWDETRQATDRQLIAAFQKAYPDITVKYTLVPWDVYWQKLAAMTAGGRTFDALWMNLDNFPFYQSQGALSPLNMGEGAARMPAKLAAPYRVGGQLYGAPLGPQAVTFYVNRALFRERGVPIPTSAWSWNDVAAAARKLTFTKNGRPVYGINAGDLQTDLEYGMSLYYSQGGTGIIKGAGGRFTPNLDAPFTKTAAQTLALIYKEKVAPPPTVTGRQGYQLFLAGQMGIYVEGSWSVGTWKQEPALDWAFAPFPSMNGTPPRPVYSAHALVIPTASTQKQSAQTFVTWMTTSPQAQGIVAAAGLLPPQAEVYRAAYLGALKNRNAQTVLAQLPRSVIINDDVRHINNLPEVLNVLNQQLNLAWTNNTTLEQAVAAAEKSMAGLLRQSRVIGR